The region CAGCCGAATTTGTCCTTTCGGTCAGGGAGTGTTAGCCTCCTTTGCAGTCATTCTACCAAGACacgaaattaaaaagaaaacaaaacactgcAAAGGAGCCGAGGAAGTGCCTTTGTTCCTTCCACTAAAATCTAAAGCAtttctttgcatttatttCTTCATTAAAACCACGCATTTTGGTCAACTTTCCTCTCGTTATGCATTCGCAAATTTAAGAATAATATGCACTCAGACTATGATATGAGCTCTCATGTGCGACCTTGATTTATTTCAATAATGTTGTTGTGGCAACAAGAAGAGATCCGGCTGCAGAAAAAAGTTGAGTGTCAGCTTGCTTTGGTTGTAAGCTGGGAAGTCTTCTACCAGTTGCACAGGCTTCGGTAGAAGCATCTGTTAGCCATCCTCACCGCCATCATTTCCGCCTGGAGTGAGCCGTGCCActatgtgaaaaaaaaaaaaaattagaaagtGACAACCGCGAGGTATTGTTATAGCGCTATTCCTAAACTTTTTAAAGTTTAATAGTTGACTAAGTTGGCCAGCTGCTCTGAAAAGCGGGATGACCAGGGAAGTTTACGCAGCTCTACGAAATGAAGCGTTACATTTGTGCTCTGGCCAATCTGGCTTGTCAGTTTTGTCTTTTCGCTTAGATTTGCATGCGACGTTGTAATTCTGCCCTACTTTTGCGAAGATGAAGGATGACTGTCAAACCATAATTCTCTTCTCACTCTGTTTCTGCTGTTACCGCttatttatctattttcattggcatGTGCATTTTTGTAACATTTCCTTCCTTTCCTACCTCTGGGAACTTCACAAATGTAAGGTCTCGATATCCAGTTTGGAAGATCATTAAAACGTCCAAGGGGTCCCCCAGGCGGATACTGCTTAACCATAATAACAAAGTTTCCATCACCGGAAGGCTGATAAGATTGCcatttattttccatttcccCTTGCAATGGCACTCCACTAACCCATTCCCATTTTCCTTTCCTATTCTTTGTCAAGCCTATGTGCCACTCGTTGAGTTTACAGACGTTTAATTGCTGAATGGCATCATTAATAACTTTCCATTCCTCTTCTGTTTCCATGGAGACCAGGTCACCATTTTTTACTTTACAGTCGTCTCGATTTTCGGTCCAACTTCTGCCGCATCGCATAAACGCGTAAGACGAATCTTTATAGTGGATGTCAactaacaaaggaaaataagacaaaatttaCACTGCAAATTCACTGGAAATTCGGTTCACTTGGACTGAAAAATACACCATTTTACCCGTGGATATATCCACGAGTTTTGGTGAGAATCTTTATGCAAATTGTCATTACTGTGTACCCGGATTTCGAtctaattagccaatcaggatggaACACACTGACTAGTGCATAAAGTAAAGTTCCGATATCGAAGAGTAACGACAGTGCCACTTTGATTCACATTTGTCAGTGTGTTGAGCGCTGTTGCTACAAATTTGACATTGAACGACATGTCTTTTGTATTTGATAAGAAAAAGACAGGGGTCATttattctttcatttattggaaaaaaattttcgtgAAGTTCAATTGAACGAAAGGATatcaaagcaaatgaaaatgcaTGACTAATGCAAAGCGAGTCATACTATTATAGAAAAGACATATATGAGAAATGCACACTTCCACAAACTCGCTTGTTAACGAATGAGGAAACAGGAGTACAGGGAGGAAGACTCCTATTCTGGGAAGAGTTCTGGAGAATGAGGTGGTGAAACTTGACTCAGAACTGAAAGTAGTGCCACGAGAAGAAAGCCAGTTGCACCACTTTTCTAATTATGACGTTGCAACTCTTATTACCGCTAGTTCTGTTGCGTTTATTGGAGTCATTAGTTTTATTGGCCTTTACAAGCAAAAAGTAAATTAAGTGCATTTAcgcaaattaattaaaattatcagATCGAAAAAGCACATATGAGAAATGCGCTTTTCTGATTAAGAGCGAATTAGGAAAACAGGAGTACAGGGCAGAGGACAATTTCTCTAGAATGCATGAGGCGGTGTAACTTGACCTTCGACGGATCGATTGTCTCCAGCCTCCATACCAAAGTTATGTCTTACCGTTTTGCTGTAATGCTCTGACCTCGGGATTAGCACAATTTGTCAACTTGCTTGGAGATAGGCATGCTCCCCAGACACCTggaactgaaatgaaaaagccTAAGATTGCTAATCAACGGTTTTAGCCTGTTCCTAAAAGTTCCTGGTACCATATAAGGAAAGCGACAAGGAGTCATTCGGGCATTTAGTCAAACCTCTAGCCACTAGTTCAGGAAAAGTTGCATCAGGAAATGATACAAGAACTATTATTCACCGAGATCAATAGCAAAGCTACATCCACTCGTCATACAACGAAAAAGATTCAAAAACGGCATTTGACTGTTGCTTAAGAATAATTTATAGAATTTCTCGATTTCTTAGCATTTAAAACAAGTCGTTTGTCCATTTGGCAAGGAGTCACAGTGGCACTTCCTGTTGTGTTAAGTTGATTTAAAAACGCttaacaacttgaaaaaaaaaaatgatgggACAATGGTTACTGTTAATTGGACATAAGTATGCATTTAAACCAGTTAAGACAAAATTGGCGCATAGGAATGATATCATTTCTATTGACCCCAAGAGACAAGTAAAAGGAATAAAGCCTGAACGGTTTACCTGATATGAGTGCAAGAAATAACgcaaaaataccaaaaagaGGGTGCGCCATATGTTCTGAAATTCTAGAACTATGgaatcgaaaaagaaaaatgaccaGCACTTGATCGTATTAGTTTCCCTGAATTAAACAGACGAAGATGATACTAAGATTTCGTATTTCAGCTGGCTCCACTTTTTTCAAGAATAAATGACTCGGATTGGCCGGTACTGTTTTAAACTAAGCAATCAATGACTAAGAAAcccaatgaaaacaattctgCTCTCTACATTTGAAAATAACCTCACCAGTTACGCGGGTTTGAGTCTCCTTATTTGATTTTTCACCAGCAGAAAGCACTCAAATTCTGCTCTCCGTCGTTTTAAAAGCAGAATACACGGATAATTGattcttttaaagttttgttattttattgagTTTACAGAAGAAGACCCCTTTAAAATCAATCAGCCAGTTTTCGCGTAAACTTCCTGATAACAAGATATTTCAAGTAAACTGAAATCAAAACCAATAAAATATATTGctcttttttcattcttcCAGCCAAATAGCAACATAAGACGTAACTTCTGTTGAATAATTGCGTGAAAATCA is a window of Acropora palmata chromosome 4, jaAcrPala1.3, whole genome shotgun sequence DNA encoding:
- the LOC141880146 gene encoding C-type lectin domain family 4 member E-like — encoded protein: MRCGRSWTENRDDCKVKNGDLVSMETEEEWKVINDAIQQLNVCKLNEWHIGLTKNRKGKWEWVSGVPLQGEMENKWQSYQPSGDGNFVIMVKQYPPGGPLGRFNDLPNWISRPYICEVPRVARLTPGGNDGGEDG